The nucleotide sequence CCGGCGCTCGACGTCGTTGCGCGCCGCGAACGGCAGCAGCATGCCGCTGCCGAGGTCGAAGCCGTCGGTGACGGCGAAGCCGACCAGCAGCACGCCGATCAGCGCCCACCAGATGAAGCGCAGGGTGTCGTAGTCGAGGAGTGTGTGGAGGATCATGCGGCGCTCCCGGTGGTCGAAACGGCGTGGGCGGGCGGGACGTGCGAACGCGCATCGCCCTCGTCGGGCGAGTGCTCGGCGACCGGCCCCTTGCGGATCGCCTTGACCATCAGCTTGAGCTCGATGACCAGCAGCACGGTGTAGATGGCGACGAAGCCCGCGAGCGTGAACAGCACCGACTTGATGCCGATGTTCGAGACCGCCACCGCGGTCGGCAGCACGCCCTCGATCACCCAGGGCTGGCGGCCGAACTCGGCCACCAGCCAGCCGGCCTCGGCGGCGATCCATGGCAGCGGAATCGCGAGCACCGCGGCCTTGAGCAGCCAGCGATGGCGGTCCAGCGTGCGGCGCGCCGACAGCACGAAGAAGGTGCCGGTCAGAAGGATCAGCAGCATGCCGATGCCCACCATGATGCGGAACAGCCAGAACAGCGGCGCCACCTGCGGCACCGTGTCCCAGGCCGCCTTGGCGATCTGCTCGTCGGTGGCCTGGCGCGGGTCGTCCACGTAGCGCTTGAGCAGCAGCGCATAGCCCATGTCGACGCCGTTGTTCTCGAAGGCGTCGCGCACGCCCTGCGTGACCGGCTTGCCGCCGGCCTCGCGGATCTTCTGCAGCGCGTCGTAGGCCTTGATGCCCTCGCGGATGCGCGCCTCGGCGCGCTTCACGAGTTCGTCGATGCCCGGGATCACGGTGCTGAGCGAGCGCGTGCCGATCAACCCCATCACGCCCGGGATGTGGATCGCGTAGTGGGTCTCGCGCGCGGCCTGGTCGGGAAAGCCGAAGGCGGTGAAGGCCGCGGGCGCGGGCTGGGTCTCCCACATGGCCTCGATGGCCGCGAGCTTCATCTTCTGGTGCTCGGTCGAGAGGTAGCCGCTCTCGTCGCCCAGCACCACCACCGACAGCGAGGCCGCGAGGCCGAAGGAGGCGGCCACCGTCATCGAGCGCTTGGCGAGCTCGATGTGGCGGCCCTTGAGCAGGTACCAGGCCGAGATGCCCAGCACGAACACCGCCGCGCAGACATAGCCGGCCGACACTGTGTGCACGAACTTGGCCTGCGCCACGGGGTTGGTCAGCACGGCGGCGAAATCGGTGACCTCCATGCGCATGGTCTGCGGATTGAAGGCCGCGCCCACCGGGTTCTGCATCCAGCCGTTAGCGATCAGGATCCACAGCGCCGAGAAGTTGGAGCCGATGGCCACGGCCCAGGTGGTGGCGAGGTGGCCGACCTTGGAGAGCCGGTCCCAGCCGAAGAAGAACAGGCCGACGAAGGTCGCCTCCATGAAGAAAGCCATCAGGCCCTCGATGGCCAGCGGCGCGCCGAAGATGTCGCCGACGTAGTGGCTGTAGTAGCTCCAGTTCATGCCGAACTGGAACTCCATCACCACGCCGGTGGCGACGCCCATCGCGAAATTGATGCCGAACAGCACGCCCCAGAATTTCGTCATGTCGCGCCAGATCACGCGGCCCGTCATGACGTAGACGGTCTCCATGATCGCGATGACGACCGAGAGGCCCAGCGTCAACGGGACGAAGAGGAAGTGGTAGAGCGCCGTGACGGCGAATTGAAGTCGCGACAAGGCGACGATGTCGAGATCCATGATGGCTTCCTTTGTGTTCCCTGTGTTCTTCGTGGTGGGGTGGTTGGCGTTGCTTCGGTGTCGTTCAATCGGCGCGCAGTTGCCGCAGCGCGTGCTCGAAGGCCTCGCTGCCGCGCCGCAGGTCGGCGGCTATGCGGCCGTCCTCGATGCGCAGCAGCCGGTCGGCGAGCGCGGCCTCGCGGCGCAGATGGGTGGCGATCACGAGCGTGCGGCCCTCGGCGTGGCGCGCGAGGCGCTGCAGCACGTCGTGCGCGACCCCGGCGTCGAGCGCCTCGGTGGGCTCGTCGAGCAGCCACAGCGGTACCGGGCGCAGGAAGAGGCGCGCGAGCGCGAGGCGGCGCGACTGGCCGCCCGAGAGGCCGAGGCCGCCTTCGCCGAGGCGCGTGGACAGACCGGCCGACAGATCGCGCACGTCGTCGGCCAGGCCCGCGGCCTGCAGCACGGCCCACAGTTGTTCGTCGTTCGCGGCGGGATCGGCCAGCCGCAGGTTGTCGCGCAGCGTGTCCTCGAACAGTTCGGTGCGCTGAGTCAGCAGGCAGCACGGCTGCGCGGCCACCTCGCCGCGGCGCGGCGCGAGCTCGCCCGCGATCACCGAGAGCAGCGTCGACTTGCCGCTGCCGCTGGGGCCGACGATGGCGACGCGCTCGCCTTCGGCGATGGTCAACGACAGGTCTTCGAGCGCGGGCACGGCGCTGGCGCGATGGAAGGCCTCGATGGCCACGAGGCGCAGCGCGAGCGATGCGTCCTCCGGAAGCCGGGACACTGTGAGCGCATCGTCCTGCGCCATGCGCGGCGCCAGGCGACGCACCGCGAGCCAGGTGCGGCCCGCATCGAGCGCGCCACGACGCAGCGCGGCGAAAGGTTCGAGCGCGGTGAGCGCCACGAGCAGCGCGAGCGCCGCGGCGGGTGCGCCGATCGCGCCCTCGCCCACCAGCGCCGCCACCGCGAGCAGCACGGCCACCAGCGTGAGCGTGCCCGCGCCGCCATAGGCCAGGCCGGCCGTGCTCTCGAGACGGTTGAGCGCGAGGTCGGCGCGCGCCAGCCGGCGGTCGGCCGCGGCCAGCGCCTCGCGCTGCGCATCGAGGCGGCCGGCCATCGCGAGCTCGGTCTGGCCGGCCACCAGGTCGGCCGCGCGCTCGCGCAGCGTCTCGATGGCGCGCGCGCGCCGCAGGGCGGGACGCCGCGCGCGGCGCGACACCGCGAAGGCCAGGCCCCAGCCCACGGCCACGAGCCAGGCCGCGAGCGCCGCGCCCATCGCGGCCTGCATCGTGCCGAGCACCACGCCGGCCAGCAATGCGGCGCCGAGTGCGGCGGCGGCGGGCACCAGCAGGCGCAGGTAGAGCGATTCGAGCGCATCGATGTCGCTCGTGAGCCGGAACAGCAGGCGCGCCGGACGCAGCGCCAGCGCGCGCGCCGCCTCGGCCCGCGCCCAGCCGCGGAACAGCCGCACGCGCAGCGCGGCCAGCGCGCCGAAGGTGGCGTCGTGCGTGACCAGCCGCTCGCCGTAGCGCGAGGCGGTGCGGCCCAGCGCCAGCAGCCGGATGCCGGCCGAGGGCGCGAACACGTCGAAGGTGAAGGCCGTGGCCGCATGCAGGCCCGCGAGCGCGGTGGCGGTGATGAACCAGCCCGAGAGCCCGAGCAACGCCATGCCCGTGAGCACGGTCACCGCGGCCAGCAGCGCGCCCCAGCGCAAGGCGCGCGACTGGGCCGCGAAGAAGGGGCGCAGCACCAGGCGCAGCTCGCCGGCGTGACGGTGCGTGTTCGGCTTCATGCGGCCTTCTCCGCGGCATCGGCGCCGAGCTGCACGACGCGGTCCAGGCGCGCGGCCAGCGCGGGGTCGTGCGTCGCGACGATCATGGTGCGGCCGCGCGCGAGCGCGAGCAGCGCATCGGCCACGCGCCGCGCGGTCTCGGTGTCGAGGTGGGCGGTGGGCTCGTCGACCAACAGCAGATCGGCCTGCGGATGGACCGCGATGCGCGCCAGCGCGAGGCGCACGGCCTCGCCGCCCGACAGGCCCAGGCCGCCCTCGCCCAGCGCCGCGCCCGGATGCGCCTGCGCGACAGGCTCGAGCTGTGCGAAGCGCATCGCGGCCTCGACGCTGCCCGCGTCGAGCGCGCGGCCCAGCGCGACATTGGCGGCGACAGGGCCCGCGAACACGTGCGGCTTCTGGCCCATCCAGCCGATGCGCGCGCGCAGCGCGGCGGCCGTGCGGTCGTTCATCGGCACGCCGCCGATCAGGATCTCGCCCTGCTGCGCCGGCACCAGGCCCGCGAGCAGCGACAGCAGCGCGGTCTTGCCGGCACCGCTGGCGCCGGCCAGCGCGATGTGCTCGCCCGCGGCGATGCGCAGCTCGCAGCCTTCGAACACGCGGCGCGATTCGCCGGGCCATGCGAAATGCAGGTCGTGCACGACCACCGAGGGCGCGGCGTTCGAAGGCTGCATCGAGACCACGTGCACGTCCGGCGCGTGGGCGCCCGGCAGCGGCAGCGCCTCGCGCCGCAGGCCCTCGAGCGCTTCGAGCGCGGCCTCGCCCGCCGCGCGGTCGTGCCACACGGCCGAGAGTTCGCGCAGCGGTTCGAAGAAGGCCGGCGCGAGCAGCAGCACGAACAGGCCCTGGCCCAGGCTCAGCGGCCCGTTCCAGGTGCCGAAGCCCAGCGTGCCCAGCAGGTGGAAGCCGATGTAGACCGCCACCATCGCCACGCCCAGCGCCGAGAACAGCTCGAGCACGGCCGAGGACAGGAAGGCGATGCGCAGCACGGCCATGGTGCGTTCGCGCAGCGACTGCGCCGAGTCGGCGAGCCGCGCCGCCGTGGCATCGACCGCGCCGAGCGCGCGCAGGGTCGCGAGGCCGCGCAGGCGATCGAGCAGGAAGGCGTTCATGCCGCCCATCTGCACCATCTGCGCCTCGCTGGCCGCCTTGGCGCGCCAGCCGACGATGGCCATGAACAGCGGGATCAGCGGCGCCGCGAACAGCAGCACCAGCGCCGCCACCCAGGTCTGGCTCGCGACCGCGGCGAGGATCGCGAGCGGCACCACGGTGGCGCGCCAGCGCGCGGGCTGGTAGCGCACCAGGTAGGGCACCAGCGCCTCGGCCTGCTCGGCCAGCGCGCTCGCGGCCTGGCCCGAGGGCACGCGGCCGCGATCGAGCGGCGAGGCACCGGCCAGTGCTTCCGCGGCCTGGGCGCGCAAGTCCGAGAGCCGAGTGCGTGCCCGAGCGAAGGTGCGCCGCGCGCCCCAGGCTTCGCAGGCGGCACGCAGCCAGCCGAACAAGAGGATGCCGAGCGCGGGCCACAGCACCGCGGCCAGCCCGCCGCCATCGATCCCGTCGGCCAGCGCCTGCACCGCCCAGGCCAGCAGCGCCGCCTGCGGCAGCCACAACAGCGCGGCCGCGCCCTGCACCACGCCACCGATCTCCGGCCGGGCCAGGGCACGCAGGGGTCGACGGTGGGCGGAAGGGTTCATCTGTTTTTGATTTCGTGAATTTTCAGTATTTACTGAAATTTCCACAATGATACCGAAAACCTGACCGGACAGCGAGCACGGCGAAGCCTGCCCGCTTCGCCGGGCAGGCGCAAGTCAACGAAGGAACGCGTCCGGCCAGAGCGGCCGGCGGGATGTCAGTGCGAGACGACGATGCCGCTGATCAGCAGCCCCGCGAACAGCGCGGCGACGGCGCGCCACGAGGCCGGCCGGGCCTCGACCCAGCGGTACAGGAGCGCGGCCGCGGCGATCGACAGGCCGAAGGTCGCGAGCATGCAGAGCCCGTCGATCCAGGGCGCGTGCGGCCCGAGCCGCACCACGGCGGCATTCACCGCGAGCAGCACCGGGAAGTGGATCAGGAACAGCGAATAGGACATGCGCCCCAGCCGCTGCAGCGCGACCGCCGCCAGCGGCCAGCGCGGCGGCGACAGCCACTGCCGGCGCTGCGCCACCGCGATCAGCAGCGCCGTGACCAACGCGGTCGCGATGCGGCTACGCCATTCGAGCGCCAGCGCGCCCGTGCCCACCAGCAGCAGCAAGGCGACCGCGCTCTGCCAGGTGCTCGCGCGCGTGGCGCGGCCGATCCAGAACACCAGCATGCCGAGGCCGTAGGCACCGAAGAAATAGAAGGCGGTGTCGTCGAGCTCGGACTCGCGGTTGAACAACGCCAGCGATGCGACGGCCACGCCGAGCACCAGCGCGACCGCGAGCCAGCGCCGGTGCCTGGCCTCGCCGGGCCGCGCCGCCTGGTCGGCCGGGGGCGCGAGCAGCGCCGGCAGGCCGATCAAGGTGAGCGCCAGCGCGAACAGCTGGAAGTCGATCGCCACGTACCAGACGCCGGTGGACAGCGCCTCGTAGCCCAGCAGGTCCTGCAGCAGCAGCCCGTGCGCGAGTAACTGGCCGATGCTCGGCGAGGCCGGCACGAGGTCGGCGTCGAGCCAGGGCCGCACCGCGGCCGCCACCAGCACGCAGACGGTGAGCGCGGCGAGGTAGGGCATCACCAGCCGGCCGTAGCGCTGGAAGATGCGCACGAACGGGCGGTCGATGCGCAGCAGCCCGTCGGGCGCGAGGCTGG is from Variovorax paradoxus and encodes:
- a CDS encoding cytochrome ubiquinol oxidase subunit I; its protein translation is MDLDIVALSRLQFAVTALYHFLFVPLTLGLSVVIAIMETVYVMTGRVIWRDMTKFWGVLFGINFAMGVATGVVMEFQFGMNWSYYSHYVGDIFGAPLAIEGLMAFFMEATFVGLFFFGWDRLSKVGHLATTWAVAIGSNFSALWILIANGWMQNPVGAAFNPQTMRMEVTDFAAVLTNPVAQAKFVHTVSAGYVCAAVFVLGISAWYLLKGRHIELAKRSMTVAASFGLAASLSVVVLGDESGYLSTEHQKMKLAAIEAMWETQPAPAAFTAFGFPDQAARETHYAIHIPGVMGLIGTRSLSTVIPGIDELVKRAEARIREGIKAYDALQKIREAGGKPVTQGVRDAFENNGVDMGYALLLKRYVDDPRQATDEQIAKAAWDTVPQVAPLFWLFRIMVGIGMLLILLTGTFFVLSARRTLDRHRWLLKAAVLAIPLPWIAAEAGWLVAEFGRQPWVIEGVLPTAVAVSNIGIKSVLFTLAGFVAIYTVLLVIELKLMVKAIRKGPVAEHSPDEGDARSHVPPAHAVSTTGSAA
- a CDS encoding ATP-binding cassette domain-containing protein, which gives rise to MKPNTHRHAGELRLVLRPFFAAQSRALRWGALLAAVTVLTGMALLGLSGWFITATALAGLHAATAFTFDVFAPSAGIRLLALGRTASRYGERLVTHDATFGALAALRVRLFRGWARAEAARALALRPARLLFRLTSDIDALESLYLRLLVPAAAALGAALLAGVVLGTMQAAMGAALAAWLVAVGWGLAFAVSRRARRPALRRARAIETLRERAADLVAGQTELAMAGRLDAQREALAAADRRLARADLALNRLESTAGLAYGGAGTLTLVAVLLAVAALVGEGAIGAPAAALALLVALTALEPFAALRRGALDAGRTWLAVRRLAPRMAQDDALTVSRLPEDASLALRLVAIEAFHRASAVPALEDLSLTIAEGERVAIVGPSGSGKSTLLSVIAGELAPRRGEVAAQPCCLLTQRTELFEDTLRDNLRLADPAANDEQLWAVLQAAGLADDVRDLSAGLSTRLGEGGLGLSGGQSRRLALARLFLRPVPLWLLDEPTEALDAGVAHDVLQRLARHAEGRTLVIATHLRREAALADRLLRIEDGRIAADLRRGSEAFEHALRQLRAD
- the cydD gene encoding thiol reductant ABC exporter subunit CydD, with protein sequence MNPSAHRRPLRALARPEIGGVVQGAAALLWLPQAALLAWAVQALADGIDGGGLAAVLWPALGILLFGWLRAACEAWGARRTFARARTRLSDLRAQAAEALAGASPLDRGRVPSGQAASALAEQAEALVPYLVRYQPARWRATVVPLAILAAVASQTWVAALVLLFAAPLIPLFMAIVGWRAKAASEAQMVQMGGMNAFLLDRLRGLATLRALGAVDATAARLADSAQSLRERTMAVLRIAFLSSAVLELFSALGVAMVAVYIGFHLLGTLGFGTWNGPLSLGQGLFVLLLAPAFFEPLRELSAVWHDRAAGEAALEALEGLRREALPLPGAHAPDVHVVSMQPSNAAPSVVVHDLHFAWPGESRRVFEGCELRIAAGEHIALAGASGAGKTALLSLLAGLVPAQQGEILIGGVPMNDRTAAALRARIGWMGQKPHVFAGPVAANVALGRALDAGSVEAAMRFAQLEPVAQAHPGAALGEGGLGLSGGEAVRLALARIAVHPQADLLLVDEPTAHLDTETARRVADALLALARGRTMIVATHDPALAARLDRVVQLGADAAEKAA
- a CDS encoding acyltransferase, which translates into the protein MPLLDAAKGLACAVIVGHHLSRYGPMPAGAFPLAPDFLGWLANDGRLAVQIFLVIAGFLAAASLAPDGLLRIDRPFVRIFQRYGRLVMPYLAALTVCVLVAAAVRPWLDADLVPASPSIGQLLAHGLLLQDLLGYEALSTGVWYVAIDFQLFALALTLIGLPALLAPPADQAARPGEARHRRWLAVALVLGVAVASLALFNRESELDDTAFYFFGAYGLGMLVFWIGRATRASTWQSAVALLLLVGTGALALEWRSRIATALVTALLIAVAQRRQWLSPPRWPLAAVALQRLGRMSYSLFLIHFPVLLAVNAAVVRLGPHAPWIDGLCMLATFGLSIAAAALLYRWVEARPASWRAVAALFAGLLISGIVVSH